A window of the Cicer arietinum cultivar CDC Frontier isolate Library 1 chromosome 6, Cicar.CDCFrontier_v2.0, whole genome shotgun sequence genome harbors these coding sequences:
- the LOC101510283 gene encoding putative clathrin assembly protein At5g57200, protein MKRRFKKVYTSLKEQSYISYAKIASAAGFSDMNLIIIKATSPDDLPVHEKYIQHLLKLFSISPSSCHSFAISFTRRFGTTNSWRVALKSLILLHRLLRSVQGNSTLWNELLWTRSNGLISLYPCHFKDSTSSSSTCSISYTRFVTSYAQLIDEALNCVALDCKKFKNQQHPEEKDETFQEKMKEMGEILEILPQLQSIIDRVIDCYPIGVATRSFIVQSAMKHIIRDSFVCYTKFRCEIVIVLENLFEMSYRNCIAAFNIYKKAAVQTNKLCEFYEWCKAKGLCGYYEYPLLEPIPHIQIKALGSYLSGMWQLTESSSSSWSDQESSSVFTEEDGRQQQHLKGNEEEKPLIDLEGEYNVDVSWETVLETSISFCHAYDQSDLLSSNGYHNEHSFDGMWEIPTYNTASYNPFSQQNYESSYYGRICS, encoded by the coding sequence ATGAAGAGGAGGTTCAAGAAAGTTTATACTTCTCTAAAAGAGCAAAGTTATATAAGTTATGCGAAAATTGCTTCAGCTGCAGGGTTTTCTGATATGAATCTGATCATCATAAAAGCAACATCACCTGATGATTTACCAGTTCATGAAAAATACATACAACATCTCTTGAAACTCTTCTCAATATCTCCATCTTCGTGTCACTCTTTCGCCATCAGCTTCACTCGTCGATTCGGCACTACTAATAGTTGGAGGGTAGCACTCAAGTCTCTGATCCTTCTCCACCGGTTGCTTCGTTCTGTTCAAGGAAACTCTACCTTATGGAATGAACTCTTATGGACTCGTTCCAATGGTTTGATCTCTCTTTACCCTTGTCATTTCAAGGACTCtacttcttcttcatcaacaTGTTCCATTTCCTACACAAGATTTGTGACTTCCTATGCACAACTAATTGATGAAGCACTCAACTGTGTTGCCTTGGATTGCAAGAAATTCAAAAACCAACAACACCCagaagaaaaagatgaaacttttcaagaaaaaatgaaagaaatggGTGAGATACTTGAAATCTTGCCACAACTTCAGAGCATCATTGATAGGGTGATAGATTGTTACCCTATTGGAGTTGCAACAAGAAGTTTCATTGTCCAGTCTGCAATGAAACACATAATTCGTGACAGTTTCGTTTGCTACACCAAGTTCAGATGTGAAATAGTAATTGTTTTGGAGAATCTTTTTGAGATGTCTTATAGGAACTGCATAGCTGCTTTTAATATATACAAGAAAGCAGCAGTACAAACAAATAAGCTTTGTGAGTTCTATGAATGGTGTAAAGCAAAAGGGTTGTGTGGTTACTATGAATACCCTTTGTTAGAACCAATACCACATATACAAATCAAAGCATTGGGAAGTTATTTGAGTGGCATGTGGCAGTTGACAGAGTCTTCATCATCATCTTGGTCTGATCAAGAATCTAGTTCAGTTTTCACTGAAGAAGATGGAAGACAACAACAACACTTGAAAGGTAATGAAGAGGAGAAGCCTTTGATTGATCTTGAAGGGGAATACAATGTTGATGTCAGTTGGGAGACAGTGTTGGAAACTTCTATTAGTTTTTGTCATGCTTATGATCAGAGTGATTTGTTAAGCTCTAATGGCTATCATAATGAACATAGCTTTGATG
- the LOC101512651 gene encoding small ribosomal subunit protein uS9-like, which yields MEQVQCFGRKKNAVAVTHCKKGRGLIKINGCPIELIEPEILRFKAYEPILLLGRHRFAGVDMRIRVKGGGHTSQIYAIRQSIAKALVAYYQKYVDEQSKKEIKDILVRYDRTLLVADPRRCEPKKFGGRGARARFQKSYR from the coding sequence ATGGAGCAGGTGCAGTGCTTCGGCCGTAAGAAGAATGCGGTGGCAGTGACACACTGCAAGAAAGGTCGTGGTCTCATTAAGATCAATGGCTGCCCAATCGAACTCATCGAGCCTGAGATTCTCCGTTTCAAGGCATATGAGCCAATCCTCCTTCTCGGAAGGCACCGTTTCGCCGGCGTCGATATGAGGATCAGAGTGAAGGGAGGAGGACACACTTCTCAGATCTATGCCATCAGACAGAGTATCGCGAAGGCTTTGGTTGCATACTATCAGAAATATGTGGATGAACAGAGTAAGAAGGAGATCAAGGATATTCTTGTCCGTTATGATCGTACTCTTCTTGTTGCTGATCCTAGACGCTGTGAGCCTAAGAAGTTTGGTGGTCGTGGTGCTCGTGCTAGGTTCCAGAAATCTTAtcgttaa
- the LOC101512960 gene encoding small ribosomal subunit protein uS9-like produces the protein MEQVQCFGRKKNAVAVTHCKKGRGLIKINGCPIELIEPEILRFKAYEPILLLGRHRFAGVDMRIRVKGGGHTSQIYAIRQSIAKALVAYYQKYVDEQSKKEIKDILVRYDRTLLVADPRRCEPKKFGGRGARARFQKSYR, from the coding sequence ATGGAGCAGGTGCAGTGCTTCGGCCGTAAGAAGAATGCGGTGGCAGTGACACACTGCAAGAAAGGTCGTGGTCTCATTAAGATCAATGGCTGCCCAATCGAACTCATCGAGCCTGAGATTCTCCGTTTCAAGGCCTATGAGCCCATTCTCCTTCTCGGAAGGCACCGTTTCGCCGGTGTCGATATGAGGATCAGAGTGAAGGGAGGAGGACATACTTCTCAGATCTATGCCATCAGACAGAGCATCGCGAAGGCTTTGGTCGCATATTATCAGAAATATGTGGATGAACAGAGTAAGAAGGAGATCAAGGATATTCTTGTCCGTTATGATCGTACTCTTCTTGTTGCTGATCCTAGACGTTGTGAGCCGAAGAAATTTGGTGGTCGTGGTGCTCGTGCTAGGTTCCAGAAGTCCTATCGTTAA